One Opitutus sp. ER46 genomic region harbors:
- a CDS encoding mechanosensitive ion channel family protein: MKRVLQLMSLVVACWAAIPAMAAESQSTEPAAAVADGKTTVVQTDTGSSTQVVAATAGATGTAPNVTVVNKGRTVATDLLERFVSWLHRFFPQVDDQLFHWIACGIIVLLAVVLRHLITNIIFFYLKKLASKTETTLDDKLFPAMETPTATLVMVVGIFAALTVLQLSPESDVLIGNSAKMAILAVIVWGLIRAGGALLDHLEEVAHGRQMTVATFMPLIKKTLLVFAVILGVLIILDSVGAPVKVFLTSLGIGGLAFALAAQDTIANLFGSFVVVMDQPFRVGDTVRIAGQVGTVEDIGLRSTKLRLVDKSLLVIPNKSVASESITNLARFARRRVEQVIGLTYDTKPEQLDTMVADLQKLISSQPEVDPASVMVYFRDFNSSSLDLWMVYETPDPDFRKHMVVRQRLNLAIMRLVESRGLSMAFPTQTIQFDGPVARQLAAAKTPAVPQAK; this comes from the coding sequence ATGAAGCGCGTGCTGCAGTTGATGTCCCTCGTGGTGGCCTGCTGGGCCGCCATCCCAGCGATGGCTGCCGAGTCGCAGTCGACCGAGCCGGCGGCAGCGGTGGCAGACGGCAAAACGACCGTGGTGCAGACCGACACCGGGAGTAGCACCCAGGTGGTGGCGGCCACGGCGGGGGCGACGGGGACGGCGCCCAACGTGACGGTCGTGAACAAGGGCAGGACGGTCGCGACCGACCTGCTTGAGCGCTTTGTGAGCTGGTTGCACCGGTTTTTCCCCCAGGTGGATGACCAGTTGTTCCACTGGATTGCGTGCGGCATCATCGTGCTCCTGGCGGTCGTGCTGCGGCACCTGATCACGAACATCATCTTTTTCTATCTCAAGAAGCTGGCTTCAAAGACGGAGACGACGCTGGACGACAAGCTCTTCCCGGCGATGGAGACGCCGACCGCCACGCTGGTCATGGTCGTGGGTATCTTCGCGGCGCTGACCGTGCTGCAACTGTCGCCGGAATCCGACGTGCTGATCGGCAATAGCGCCAAGATGGCGATCCTGGCCGTGATCGTCTGGGGCCTGATTCGCGCGGGTGGCGCGCTCCTCGATCACCTCGAGGAGGTGGCGCACGGGCGGCAGATGACGGTGGCGACGTTCATGCCGCTGATCAAAAAGACGCTGCTGGTCTTCGCGGTCATCCTCGGCGTCCTGATCATCCTCGATAGCGTGGGCGCGCCGGTGAAGGTGTTCCTGACCTCCCTGGGCATCGGTGGCCTGGCCTTCGCCCTGGCGGCGCAGGATACGATCGCCAACCTCTTCGGCTCGTTCGTGGTGGTGATGGATCAGCCGTTTCGCGTGGGCGACACGGTCAGGATCGCCGGCCAGGTCGGCACGGTGGAGGACATCGGGTTGCGTTCCACCAAGTTGCGGCTGGTGGACAAGTCGCTGCTCGTCATCCCGAACAAGTCAGTCGCTTCGGAATCGATCACCAATCTGGCGCGCTTCGCCCGTCGCCGCGTGGAGCAGGTGATCGGCCTGACGTACGACACGAAGCCCGAGCAGCTCGATACGATGGTGGCCGATCTGCAGAAGCTGATCAGCAGCCAGCCCGAGGTGGATCCGGCCTCGGTCATGGTCTACTTCCGCGATTTCAACAGCTCGTCGCTCGATCTCTGGATGGTATACGAGACGCCGGACCCGGATTTCCGGAAGCACATGGTGGTCCGCCAGCGACTCAACCTGGCCATCATGCGGCTCGTCGAGTCGCGCGGCCTGTCGATGGCGTTCCCGACGCAGACCATCCAGTTCGACGGTCCCGTTGCCCGCCAGCTCGCCGCCGCCAAGACGCCGGCCGTGCCGCAGGCGAAGTAG